Genomic window (Deltaproteobacteria bacterium):
CCCCGAGTTCACCGGTATCTCTGCGCCCTACGAAGCCCCGCTTGCCGCCGAGATCACCGTCAACACCGGCACGCAGAGCGAGGCGGAGAGTTTGAAAACGATCCTCACCTACCTCGAGGGCAACGGCTACGTGGCAGCGGAGTCAGCGTAGTTTCGGCGCAAGCTCGGCCTGCCGAGGCCTTGTGCGAGAAGGCCCTGCCCGCGAAAAAAAAGCCCGCTTCCCCGAGTAGCAGAACCGAGTAGAAGCCGACGGCTTCGTATCGAGGGACTGCGTAATCGAGGGGCTACCCTTGTGCGGAACGCGCGAGCGGCTGGCGCTGCTGCGATGGCTTGCAGCAGCGCCAGCCTTCTTGCTGCCCGATGGCGGAAGCGAAGACGGCACCGGGTACACTTCTGCGTGGTACTGGTCTTGCTCAGCCCACAAGGGTGAGCGTCATCATGCTTGAAAGCTTCCGAACCCCTGCCAGTCGGCAGCGCGAGATGGGCGGGAAGTCGCCTTCCAGGCGCGCGCTATCACCCCCCATGCGTCTCTCACGCCCCCGAGCGCCTATCTCGCGTCCGTCTCTGCGCAACCTGCTGCGCCACATCCAGCACCACGGCCCCTTCTATCAACGTCTCGGCGATACGCTGCTCGGGGTGGGCATCGTGTCGGTGCTGCTGATCTCGGCCTATCTGTTGATCTTCGCTAGCCGTTGAACGTCGCCACGATCTTGCGCCAGCGCGCGTCATCGCGCCCGCCGCTGAACGGGAAGTAGAACGCGACACGGCCGAGCAACCCGGCGTACTTGGTCTTCACCTTGTCGGCGATCTCGTCGTAGGTACCGGTGATCGCGTAGACCTCGAGCATCTCGTCGGTGATCTCGTTCGCCATCCCGGCCCAATCGCCCTTCGCCGCCTTCTCGTTCAACCGAATGCAGGTCTCGCCCCAACCGTGCGCTTCGAGCACGCCTATGTAGGTGCGGGTCGAGGCATAGAACGAGATCTGTTGCCGCACCGGCGCCTTGGCCGCCTCGATCTCATCGCGATTGGCGCCGGTGATGACGAACGCGGTACTCGACAGCGCGCAGTCCTTGACGCTGCGCCCCGCTTTGGCCGCGCCCTTCTCCATATTTGGGATCACCGTCTCGGTGAGATACTTGATCGAATGAAATGGATGCGCGTGGAAGCCATCGCATACCTCACCCGCCAGCCGACACATGTATTCGTTGACCCCGGCAATGTAGATGGGAATCTTCGGCCACTCGATCGGCCCCGGATTGAAGAAGGGCGTCATCAACGTGAAATTGTAGAACTTGCCGACGAAGCTCGGCCGGGTGCCATTTTGCCAGCAGTCCCAGATCGCGCGGATCATTTGGATCATCTCGCGGAGCTTCGGGCCTGGGTGTTCCCAGCGCACGCCGAAGCGGCGCTCGTTGTGTCCCTTCACCTGCGTCCCTAGGCCGAGGATGAAACGTCCCTTCGACAGCGCCTGCAGGTCCCACCCGATCTCCGCTAGCACCATCGGACTGCGCGGGAACGCGACGGCAATCGAGGTGCCGAGCTTGATCCGCTCGGTGTGTTCCGCCGCCACCACCAATGGGAAGAATGGATCGTGACTGGTTTCGGCCGTCCACAGCGCGTCGAATCCCATCTGCTCAGCAGCGCGGGCAGCGGCCGGCACATCGCGCAACGAAGCACTCATCAATCCGGTATCGAGTTTCACAGGTATCCTCCTCCAAGCGTGACGTCGATGTGCGGCCACCATAACCAAAGGCTCCGGTTCTTCCAAGAAGGGGCGTGGTCAAAATGGGGCGTGCGATGGATGGCAGCGTGGTATAGTCGCGCCATGCTCGACAGCGCGTTTGGCAAACCCGGCGCGACGATCGACCGCGCACTCAATCACCTCGCCGACGTGTGCGTGCGGTGGACGATTACCCCGAACGCGCTGACCTACGCCGCGGTCGTGCTCGGAATTGTCGCGGGGGGACTCTTCGCCCTCGACTGGATGTGGACGGCTCTCGGCGTCGTGTTGTTGTCCGGGGTAGCCGACGCGATCGATGGCCGGGTCGCTCGACGCGGCAGCGGTAGCACGCGCTGGGGTGGCGTGCTCGATCTAACCTTCGACCGCGTAGTAGAAGCCGCGGTGCTACTCGGCATCGCCCTGCCCCGCCCGGCGTGGCATGCGCCAGCACTCGTGCTAGCGGCGACATGGTACGTCAACCTCTGCGTGTTCCTCGCCATCGGCGCCGCCAGCGAGGGGGCCAGCGCGAAAGTGATTCACTACGCCCCCGGGTTGTTGGAGCGCGCGGAGCTGCTCGTGCTCGCGCTGGTGGTGGTTGCGCTCCCCAGTCTCGCGCCAACGGCGGCATACGTTTACGCAGCGCTCGAAGTGGTCACCGCGACTCAGCGGTTCACCTACGGCCGCCGCGCGCTCGGCAGCCTCCGATGAGGCGCGCTCACGGCCTCACCGCCAGCCGGTTCAGCAACGGACGCGCGAACTCGGCTTCGCGGCTAGTCGGCGCCAGGCGTATGGTCATTTCAAGGTGCTCGCGCGCAAGCGCGAGGTCGTTCGTCATGAGACCCAGCGAGCCGAGCGCGTAGTGGGCGGGCGTGAGACGCGGGCTCACCTGTAGCGCGGCTTCCAAAAACTGTCGCGCGTTGGCCAAGGCATCGCCAGCCCCACGACCATCACCGCGATCGAGCGCACTCTTGCCGCGATTCCAGTACAGCACCCCCAAATTGTAGAGCGGATCTGGATAGTCAGCCTTGGCCGCCACCGCTTGGCGCAAGAGTGGCTCAGCATCCTCGTTACGACCGGTGTGCATGTAGAGCGAGCCGAGATTGTTTAGGATGAGCGGCACACCTGTCGCATCGGCGCGCGCCAGTGCCTCGCGGTAGGCGCGTTCTGCGACCGCGGGCTGGCCGGCCGCGTCCGACGCCTTCGCCAATTCAAAGCGCGGGAGCCACAGATCTGGATCACGCGCGGCGGTGGCACTCCACAGCGACAGGTCATTGTGCCAGGTCTGGTTGCGGCGAACCGTGCCGGCCGCTCCAACAACCACCACCAACGCTGTGGCTACGGTCACGATCAGCGTCCGGCGTGCGCCGGCCGCAGACCATCGCGTCGCCCAGTGCGCGACCAGCAAACAGAAACCGATCGAGGGGAGGTAGAGATAGCGCTCAGCAAACGGCGCCGCGGGGACCCGCCAGACGATCGGCAAAAGCGCAGGCACCAGTGTCAGGCCGACCCATGCGAGGAGAAACCGTGCGGCCGGGTCCGGCCTGCCACGTACCAAGTACCAGATGACACCAACTACCACCGCGAGCGAGAGCGTCGTGTACAGCCACAGCGGCTGTGCCGAGGTAATCAGCAAGTTGAGATTGTAGGGCATGACCAGTTTGGTCATGTAGAGCCCAACGAACGCCAGCAGCCACGCGACCTCTGGCATGTGGGCCGGCTCGCGCGGCGTCACCGCTCCCGCGTCGACCCGCAGCGCGGCATAGACGACCACGGCAAGGCCAACGGTGATCCAGTCCTGCCATCGCTGACGTGCCGGAACGCGACTCATCACGACGCCTGCGATCGGCAACAGCACCGCGGCACACACTGCCGTTTCCTTGCTCAACAGCGCGCCGAGTACGAGCACCGCCGCAATCACTAGGCGCCGGGCCCGGTTCATCCGCAGCACCATCAACGCGGGGAGAAGGCACAGCGCCGCCAGCACATCGGAGCGACCGGCGATCCAAGCCACTGATTCGGTGTGAATCGGGTGAACGGCGAAGAGGGCCGAACCCATCACCGCCGCCCGCACGCCGATGCCCAGCCTCACGCCAAGCACGAACACCAGCCACGCGACCAACGCATGCGCTACCAGCGGCGTGGCGTGGAACGCCCACGCCGCACCGCCACCAAACCAATTGTCGAAAAGATAGGTCACGAACACCAACGGTCGGTAGTACGTGCTTGCAAACTCGAGATCGACTGGCGGAACCACCAACGCGCGCCAGCTTGTAAACGCCGACAATTGGCGCTCGACGATCACCGGATCGTCCCAGACGAAACCGTTACGCAATGTGTTGGCGTAACACGCGACAC
Coding sequences:
- a CDS encoding TIGR03617 family F420-dependent LLM class oxidoreductase, translated to MSASLRDVPAAARAAEQMGFDALWTAETSHDPFFPLVVAAEHTERIKLGTSIAVAFPRSPMVLAEIGWDLQALSKGRFILGLGTQVKGHNERRFGVRWEHPGPKLREMIQMIRAIWDCWQNGTRPSFVGKFYNFTLMTPFFNPGPIEWPKIPIYIAGVNEYMCRLAGEVCDGFHAHPFHSIKYLTETVIPNMEKGAAKAGRSVKDCALSSTAFVITGANRDEIEAAKAPVRQQISFYASTRTYIGVLEAHGWGETCIRLNEKAAKGDWAGMANEITDEMLEVYAITGTYDEIADKVKTKYAGLLGRVAFYFPFSGGRDDARWRKIVATFNG
- a CDS encoding CDP-alcohol phosphatidyltransferase family protein, coding for MAAWYSRAMLDSAFGKPGATIDRALNHLADVCVRWTITPNALTYAAVVLGIVAGGLFALDWMWTALGVVLLSGVADAIDGRVARRGSGSTRWGGVLDLTFDRVVEAAVLLGIALPRPAWHAPALVLAATWYVNLCVFLAIGAASEGASAKVIHYAPGLLERAELLVLALVVVALPSLAPTAAYVYAALEVVTATQRFTYGRRALGSLR
- a CDS encoding tetratricopeptide repeat protein, with protein sequence MAHTAPTVESTTSRPRMLAASALPVLLGVACYANTLRNGFVWDDPVIVERQLSAFTSWRALVVPPVDLEFASTYYRPLVFVTYLFDNWFGGGAAWAFHATPLVAHALVAWLVFVLGVRLGIGVRAAVMGSALFAVHPIHTESVAWIAGRSDVLAALCLLPALMVLRMNRARRLVIAAVLVLGALLSKETAVCAAVLLPIAGVVMSRVPARQRWQDWITVGLAVVVYAALRVDAGAVTPREPAHMPEVAWLLAFVGLYMTKLVMPYNLNLLITSAQPLWLYTTLSLAVVVGVIWYLVRGRPDPAARFLLAWVGLTLVPALLPIVWRVPAAPFAERYLYLPSIGFCLLVAHWATRWSAAGARRTLIVTVATALVVVVGAAGTVRRNQTWHNDLSLWSATAARDPDLWLPRFELAKASDAAGQPAVAERAYREALARADATGVPLILNNLGSLYMHTGRNEDAEPLLRQAVAAKADYPDPLYNLGVLYWNRGKSALDRGDGRGAGDALANARQFLEAALQVSPRLTPAHYALGSLGLMTNDLALAREHLEMTIRLAPTSREAEFARPLLNRLAVRP